One genomic window of Kosmotoga olearia TBF 19.5.1 includes the following:
- a CDS encoding DUF4895 domain-containing protein gives MILFEGPESIKGILEKYYVELELEFKEEAKLLKNKEDVLETSFGHFLTTIVQDELEMFPVLSLFVDSEGRGFFAISSTSPYETTSSIYRVEESKVSEPLMELYRNLFPESTELKIVRTILQAPLRLYFISYLGNERLLKREILKDSISGKGYLRLAKEIDDELYDIYVKTFRRWIQFKWGDSFIFPYQDRVKIIFGIPRLRKEIDISTIIELSRFVRTKLIEKYDTLKPSSITPDMKLAKPAATVFEIPLIASTYWLKNLEHFYHYYFKAIQTMIDSLENFVANNDL, from the coding sequence ATGATATTGTTCGAAGGACCAGAGTCAATCAAAGGTATTTTAGAAAAGTACTACGTAGAACTTGAACTCGAGTTCAAAGAAGAAGCCAAGTTGTTAAAAAACAAGGAAGATGTGCTCGAAACGAGTTTTGGGCATTTCCTCACCACGATAGTACAGGACGAACTTGAAATGTTCCCGGTACTTTCACTTTTTGTGGATTCAGAAGGAAGGGGATTTTTTGCGATTTCTTCAACATCGCCTTATGAAACCACAAGTTCCATTTATCGAGTAGAAGAATCAAAGGTATCAGAACCCCTCATGGAACTCTATCGTAACCTTTTTCCAGAATCCACGGAGCTAAAGATTGTCAGAACAATCCTTCAGGCACCTCTAAGGTTGTATTTCATCTCATATTTAGGAAATGAGCGGTTGCTGAAAAGAGAGATTCTAAAGGATTCGATTTCCGGTAAAGGATACCTGCGCCTGGCAAAAGAAATAGATGATGAACTCTACGACATATACGTCAAAACCTTTCGCAGATGGATACAGTTCAAATGGGGCGATAGTTTTATCTTTCCGTATCAGGATAGGGTAAAGATAATTTTTGGTATTCCACGACTAAGAAAAGAGATTGATATCTCAACGATCATAGAACTATCAAGGTTTGTGAGAACGAAATTAATTGAAAAATACGATACACTGAAACCATCAAGTATCACACCGGATATGAAGCTTGCAAAACCCGCAGCAACGGTGTTTGAAATCCCGCTGATCGCTTCAACCTACTGGTTGAAGAATCTTGAACATTTCTACCATTATTATTTTAAAGCTATCCAGACGATGATAGATTCTTTAGAGAACTTTGTAGCGAATAATGATCTCTGA
- a CDS encoding DUF4350 domain-containing protein translates to MKNFFGPVLLFLVLLFASCHPIDNPIDGDGLILFDEGHAQTAGNADWVIDGGYSEFADALKEKGYSVESTDDPFDYSTLARYDVVIIPEPNIRFSSDEISALKRYVENGGSVFFIGNHSGADRNNDGWDPVEIFNEVVNDDFGFRFDSNTVSEDPIEDILVTPITYGVNAVGMWAGSTITIINDSKVHVAIRAYEKPYVVYGYYGSGKFVAIGDSSPFDDGDGDPGDNLYDNWYDYDDSVLAVNIVDWLSK, encoded by the coding sequence ATGAAGAATTTTTTTGGGCCTGTGTTGCTGTTTTTGGTTTTGCTCTTTGCTTCCTGTCATCCAATTGATAACCCAATTGACGGTGATGGCCTGATTCTTTTTGACGAAGGTCACGCCCAGACAGCCGGGAATGCTGATTGGGTGATCGACGGAGGATATTCGGAATTCGCGGATGCCCTCAAAGAAAAAGGGTATTCAGTTGAAAGTACCGATGATCCTTTTGATTATTCCACACTTGCACGTTATGATGTCGTTATTATCCCTGAGCCCAATATCCGATTTAGCTCTGATGAAATAAGTGCGCTGAAACGATACGTTGAAAATGGTGGAAGTGTCTTCTTCATTGGAAACCATAGCGGAGCAGACAGGAATAATGACGGCTGGGATCCGGTTGAGATCTTCAATGAGGTTGTTAATGATGATTTTGGATTTAGATTTGACAGCAATACCGTCAGCGAGGACCCAATTGAAGATATTTTAGTAACACCGATTACTTACGGTGTGAATGCAGTAGGAATGTGGGCTGGCAGTACCATAACCATTATCAATGATTCAAAGGTCCATGTTGCTATTAGGGCTTATGAGAAGCCTTATGTTGTTTATGGTTATTACGGAAGCGGAAAATTTGTAGCGATTGGTGACAGCTCGCCCTTTGACGATGGGGATGGCGATCCCGGAGACAATCTCTACGATAATTGGTATGATTATGATGATAGCGTTCTGGCTGTGAATATCGTTGATTGGTTGAGCAAGTAA
- a CDS encoding AAA family ATPase yields MRVEEVKYLSKKIMEAGEIPLVWGHFGVGKTDLAREIAEETGRELIILVISQMEPGDLIGLPARDENKTVFLKPDWWPENGNVILMIDEINRAHRSIRNAIMQLLIDRRIHNHLLPEGCWIMAAANPPDEEYDQVELITDPAFMSRFFHLEITPTPTEWIEWAKKVGVPNEINEFIKEYPEFLSRDTIVSMRLELRPSPRSWYKLGRVLKTFSSEDLKKYGYVLAAGILGPEAARTFIDQISGKQLLPKAEEILLELDEPLLNRLSSLDISGVSAMVSRLTKFLSELDDKAVQEYFERVPRIASNLLKLSKVIPRDSFFAIIRHIAYQLENEKGLKRVFFENLLEELATDSDVLNYLEKREN; encoded by the coding sequence TTGAGAGTCGAAGAGGTAAAATATCTGAGCAAAAAGATAATGGAGGCCGGAGAAATACCTCTCGTATGGGGGCACTTCGGTGTCGGAAAAACAGATCTTGCAAGGGAGATAGCGGAGGAAACTGGTAGAGAGCTCATAATACTTGTTATCTCACAAATGGAGCCTGGAGACCTGATAGGTCTTCCTGCACGAGATGAAAATAAAACTGTTTTCCTCAAACCTGATTGGTGGCCGGAAAATGGAAATGTCATTCTTATGATAGATGAAATAAACAGGGCACATAGATCTATAAGAAACGCTATCATGCAGCTTCTTATAGATAGAAGGATACACAATCATCTCCTTCCGGAGGGTTGCTGGATAATGGCAGCGGCAAACCCGCCAGATGAAGAATACGACCAGGTCGAATTGATAACCGACCCTGCCTTCATGTCTCGCTTTTTCCATCTTGAAATCACACCTACACCGACGGAATGGATAGAATGGGCAAAAAAGGTTGGAGTTCCGAATGAAATCAATGAGTTCATAAAGGAATATCCTGAATTTTTATCAAGGGATACAATAGTCTCCATGAGGCTGGAGCTTCGTCCCAGTCCAAGAAGCTGGTATAAACTCGGCAGGGTTTTAAAAACCTTTAGCTCTGAAGATCTCAAGAAATACGGTTACGTACTTGCAGCCGGAATTCTCGGCCCAGAAGCAGCGAGAACGTTCATCGATCAGATAAGTGGAAAACAGCTGCTACCCAAAGCAGAAGAGATTCTTCTTGAGTTAGACGAACCATTGCTAAATCGATTGTCTTCTCTGGATATTTCAGGTGTAAGCGCGATGGTATCGAGACTGACGAAGTTCCTATCTGAACTCGATGATAAAGCGGTTCAGGAATACTTTGAACGTGTACCAAGGATAGCTTCTAACCTCCTCAAGTTGAGCAAGGTTATTCCGAGAGATTCTTTCTTCGCCATAATAAGGCACATCGCTTATCAACTCGAAAACGAAAAGGGTTTAAAAAGAGTCTTTTTTGAGAATTTACTGGAAGAACTGGCAACAGATTCCGATGTCCTCAACTATCTTGAAAAGAGGGAGAATTGA
- a CDS encoding aldehyde ferredoxin oxidoreductase N-terminal domain-containing protein, translating to MRRFYMLDIDLTDNKWETVDVTELFEEWLGGTGVATKLLVDSCPPNVDPLSPEAPVIFAIGPLNNMFPVITKTVCLFKSPLTGNLGESHAGGRLGLSLYEAGYHVLRIRGKAKEPSYIVIENDRVKLKQAYSLKGMSALATERVLRDREHGIGKRSIIRIGPAGERLSPIACVTVDSSRHFGRLGLGAVLGSKNIKALVISGNKYWKLTDRKRYNALYHRIYKQVVESEAMAKYHDLGTAMNVVPLSKINGLPTRNFSQGFFEGADKISGEAFAEKHLAQQIACAGCQIGCIHIATFREAFDERHHMYKTLKVSYDHELVFSWGSNLSINSTEMILKLLQFVEKQGWDAISMGVTLAWATDAFQHGVINGTHTLGEILNFGDGETYLRVLTRIARSENEFYSDLEKGAAFCSQKYGSAENAIVFGKNEAPGYITGVNAFLGYATGVRHSHLDSAGYSIDQKMINSPVTFEEQIEALYKEALWRTIFNSLVGCLFARKIYDRETILEALESVGIEGWDKERMDILSHKIHGLKYKFKLDNGFDFESLRLPRKLAGVYTTTGKLSEEAFNKGIAMYHSFVEKDIEMVS from the coding sequence ATGAGACGCTTCTACATGCTCGATATTGACCTGACAGATAATAAATGGGAAACTGTTGATGTTACCGAATTGTTCGAAGAATGGCTTGGTGGAACAGGCGTTGCAACGAAATTGCTCGTTGATTCCTGCCCTCCAAATGTGGATCCTCTTTCTCCTGAAGCTCCTGTAATATTTGCGATAGGCCCTTTAAACAACATGTTTCCTGTCATCACAAAAACCGTGTGCCTCTTTAAGTCACCCCTCACAGGTAATCTTGGTGAATCTCACGCTGGCGGGAGGCTCGGGTTGTCTCTCTACGAAGCCGGTTATCATGTTTTACGCATTCGTGGTAAAGCAAAAGAACCCTCTTACATAGTCATAGAGAACGATCGGGTAAAGCTTAAACAGGCCTATTCTTTAAAGGGAATGTCTGCACTGGCAACGGAAAGAGTTCTCAGAGATAGGGAGCATGGTATAGGAAAACGCTCTATTATCAGGATTGGCCCGGCGGGTGAAAGGCTTTCCCCCATTGCCTGTGTTACAGTTGATTCTTCGAGGCATTTTGGAAGACTCGGGCTTGGAGCTGTTCTCGGATCTAAAAATATAAAGGCACTCGTTATATCCGGGAATAAATACTGGAAGTTAACTGACAGGAAGCGCTACAACGCACTTTATCACAGGATATACAAGCAAGTTGTGGAATCAGAGGCGATGGCCAAATACCATGATCTAGGTACCGCAATGAACGTTGTCCCACTCAGCAAAATAAACGGACTACCAACACGAAACTTCTCTCAAGGTTTTTTCGAGGGTGCCGATAAGATCTCGGGCGAAGCTTTTGCAGAAAAGCATCTGGCACAGCAAATAGCCTGTGCGGGCTGTCAGATAGGTTGTATCCACATAGCAACATTCAGAGAAGCCTTTGACGAGAGGCACCATATGTATAAAACCTTGAAAGTATCATATGACCACGAATTGGTTTTTTCCTGGGGTTCCAATCTTTCAATAAATTCTACGGAGATGATCCTGAAGCTTCTACAATTTGTTGAAAAACAGGGATGGGACGCTATAAGCATGGGTGTAACCCTCGCATGGGCAACTGATGCTTTTCAACACGGCGTGATAAATGGAACACATACACTTGGTGAAATTTTGAATTTCGGTGATGGTGAAACCTATCTAAGAGTGTTAACCAGAATTGCACGGTCAGAAAATGAGTTTTATTCAGATCTAGAAAAGGGAGCCGCCTTTTGCTCACAGAAATACGGTTCCGCTGAGAACGCCATAGTATTTGGAAAAAACGAAGCTCCGGGATACATAACCGGCGTGAATGCTTTCCTGGGATACGCAACAGGTGTCAGACACTCTCATCTTGATAGCGCCGGATATTCCATCGACCAGAAAATGATTAATTCACCGGTTACCTTCGAAGAGCAGATTGAAGCTCTTTATAAAGAAGCACTCTGGAGAACCATCTTTAACTCCCTTGTCGGTTGTCTTTTTGCAAGAAAGATTTATGACAGAGAAACTATTCTTGAAGCTCTCGAGAGTGTCGGGATCGAAGGTTGGGATAAAGAAAGGATGGATATACTGTCTCATAAGATTCACGGATTGAAATATAAATTCAAATTGGATAACGGCTTCGATTTTGAAAGTCTAAGGTTGCCGAGGAAGCTGGCCGGTGTTTATACAACGACAGGCAAGTTAAGCGAAGAGGCATTTAATAAAGGGATAGCAATGTATCACTCTTTTGTTGAGAAAGATATAGAAATGGTAAGCTGA
- a CDS encoding VWA-like domain-containing protein translates to MFRRDIVEEAVIELGRRSPFYNYLFLFIERVRSSTVRTFKLRVSSRGNLQLLYNPEVLRDKPLELVVALLEHEALHIVNGHILIPVKEKRDRLLWDLCMDAAINQFIPVLDAFSLPLDELLMEGCGTDNERMFIAPPAFLPNQTAEYYHDWAVEFMKKNKTIDLELIETNLEKTDSHEDFGNFELPKEFVQELLNNVVAETYRKAKDGLPEGLEHVVTLFLDRPILDWRTMIRRFFGSSVHVGRYRTPLRPNRRYDDQPGWRNDYAAKIVVVLDTSGSIIEDEFNAFFSEIDIVTRLTDSRIWLVQVDETVQSVMKYGKGMWKDLKLIGRGETDLQPAIDYAQENLRPEGIIVFTDGYTDLPLVKRKVLFVLSRQCNKEFVEEAKEVYGRSSVVVLR, encoded by the coding sequence TTGTTTAGAAGGGATATCGTCGAAGAAGCGGTCATAGAGCTGGGAAGAAGAAGTCCCTTTTACAACTATTTGTTTTTATTTATAGAAAGAGTTCGGAGTTCCACCGTCAGGACATTCAAGCTCAGGGTTTCATCGAGAGGTAATCTACAACTTCTGTACAATCCGGAAGTACTAAGAGACAAACCGTTAGAACTTGTTGTTGCCTTGCTTGAACATGAGGCCCTTCATATAGTCAACGGCCACATTTTGATACCGGTAAAGGAAAAAAGAGACAGACTACTCTGGGACTTATGCATGGACGCAGCTATAAATCAATTCATACCCGTTCTCGACGCTTTCAGCCTTCCCCTTGATGAACTTTTGATGGAAGGGTGCGGAACAGATAATGAGAGAATGTTCATTGCTCCACCGGCATTTCTACCAAACCAAACCGCTGAATATTACCACGATTGGGCAGTAGAATTCATGAAAAAGAATAAAACGATAGACCTCGAGCTCATAGAGACCAACCTTGAAAAAACCGATTCTCACGAGGACTTCGGAAACTTCGAGCTCCCAAAAGAATTCGTTCAGGAATTGTTGAATAACGTTGTTGCGGAAACCTACAGAAAGGCAAAAGACGGTCTTCCTGAAGGCCTGGAGCATGTTGTAACTTTATTCCTCGATAGGCCAATACTCGATTGGCGAACGATGATCAGACGATTCTTTGGTTCATCGGTACACGTTGGAAGATATCGAACCCCTTTGAGACCAAATAGAAGATACGACGATCAACCGGGGTGGCGAAACGATTACGCGGCAAAAATTGTTGTCGTTCTCGATACCAGCGGAAGCATAATTGAAGACGAATTCAATGCCTTTTTCAGTGAAATAGATATTGTCACAAGATTGACGGATTCGCGGATCTGGCTTGTTCAGGTAGATGAAACCGTGCAATCTGTAATGAAATACGGTAAAGGAATGTGGAAAGATTTGAAACTCATAGGGCGCGGTGAAACTGACCTACAACCAGCCATCGATTACGCCCAGGAAAACCTGAGACCTGAAGGTATCATAGTTTTCACCGATGGTTACACTGATTTGCCTCTGGTAAAGCGCAAGGTTCTTTTCGTTTTATCCAGGCAGTGTAATAAAGAATTTGTGGAAGAAGCAAAAGAAGTTTATGGTCGTTCATCGGTGGTGGTATTAAGATGA
- a CDS encoding putative ABC transporter permease subunit, translating into MKIFLSLIKWRSKEKFHMLSRYGIKGLAVIITTFALLVFLAVPFLFYLTEVFIPSFQKIAGLSGQLDELAGIDFERIIISFLSSIIFIIMLGSELPVTISNLFFSERLQFLRTTPVKSTTIFKVQLLEVLATGGLPITLFVPVFLSALYGLGFVGTRFWISVMLLLIYILFIFAIATMISFGIVFIARGRFMKVISTLMTGITLLAFVFTLRLMDFSAIDIAQPLEVAEKLKNLQTLVAQKHLPWSPFVNALTGD; encoded by the coding sequence ATGAAAATCTTTCTTTCTCTTATAAAGTGGAGATCAAAGGAAAAATTCCATATGCTATCCCGCTACGGAATAAAAGGGCTCGCAGTAATTATAACAACTTTTGCTCTTTTAGTTTTTCTTGCTGTCCCCTTTCTCTTTTACTTGACAGAGGTGTTTATACCCAGCTTTCAGAAAATTGCCGGTCTTTCCGGGCAACTCGATGAGCTTGCCGGGATTGATTTTGAGCGCATTATCATCTCGTTTTTGTCCTCAATCATATTCATCATCATGCTGGGAAGCGAACTTCCTGTTACCATATCGAACCTGTTTTTTTCAGAACGCCTTCAGTTCCTCAGAACGACACCCGTGAAATCAACAACGATCTTTAAGGTACAGTTGCTGGAAGTCCTTGCAACCGGTGGATTACCGATAACTCTATTCGTCCCCGTGTTCTTGAGTGCTCTCTATGGGCTCGGTTTTGTTGGGACACGTTTCTGGATCTCCGTCATGCTTCTCCTGATATATATCCTCTTCATCTTCGCAATAGCCACAATGATATCATTCGGGATCGTTTTCATAGCCAGGGGACGTTTTATGAAGGTGATATCAACCCTCATGACGGGGATCACCCTCCTTGCCTTCGTCTTTACCTTGAGATTGATGGACTTTTCAGCGATAGATATTGCCCAGCCTCTGGAAGTTGCTGAGAAATTGAAGAATCTCCAGACACTCGTTGCCCAAAAACACCTGCCCTGGTCTCCCTTCGTGAACGCGTTAACCGGGGATTAA
- a CDS encoding DUF4258 domain-containing protein, whose product MWIIILLFGITLVVALLVKGYQEPDEETDLADLGTFDITFSPHALKRIKEREINPEEIIKLLKDKDSHAEIEAGGRIKVTNGDLTVIITKNGSSLYVLTVFWEETK is encoded by the coding sequence ATGTGGATTATAATTTTGCTCTTTGGAATCACTTTAGTGGTTGCTCTTTTAGTTAAAGGTTATCAGGAGCCGGATGAAGAAACTGATCTTGCCGATTTGGGCACGTTCGATATAACATTTTCACCCCACGCACTGAAACGAATAAAGGAAAGAGAGATCAATCCTGAGGAGATAATAAAACTCCTGAAGGATAAAGATTCTCATGCTGAAATAGAAGCAGGTGGAAGGATAAAAGTGACAAACGGAGATTTGACCGTTATAATTACCAAGAACGGATCATCGCTTTACGTACTCACAGTCTTTTGGGAAGAGACAAAATAG